A section of the Pimelobacter simplex genome encodes:
- a CDS encoding maleylpyruvate isomerase family mycothiol-dependent enzyme, with the protein MTTLSAASERLLATAASLSDAEWAAPSLCAGWTRAHVLAHLALNAEGLGGILRGLRDGVPRTMYVSEERRDGDIDDLVAAAGPAAILERLRAAVAGLDQVHDVATVLPEGTMFERTPGGRQMSANNVPFLRLREVEIHHADLGAGYTASDWPPTTALAFLTHSTRQYAGPAGTGFHAVATDEPARWTFGTPADGAATVTGPVGPLAWWATGRDAGDAVVSSTGALPDPTGA; encoded by the coding sequence GTGACCACTCTCTCCGCCGCGTCCGAGCGCCTCCTCGCCACCGCCGCGTCCCTCTCCGACGCCGAGTGGGCCGCACCCAGCCTGTGCGCCGGCTGGACCCGGGCCCACGTCCTCGCCCACCTCGCGCTCAACGCCGAGGGCCTGGGCGGGATCCTGCGCGGGCTGCGCGACGGCGTGCCGCGCACGATGTACGTCTCCGAGGAGCGTCGCGACGGCGACATCGACGACCTCGTCGCCGCGGCCGGCCCGGCCGCGATCCTCGAGCGCCTGCGCGCCGCGGTCGCCGGGCTCGACCAGGTGCACGACGTGGCCACGGTGCTGCCCGAGGGCACCATGTTCGAGCGGACCCCCGGCGGGCGGCAGATGTCGGCCAACAACGTGCCCTTCCTGCGCCTGCGCGAGGTCGAGATCCACCACGCCGACCTCGGCGCCGGCTACACCGCCTCCGACTGGCCGCCGACCACCGCGCTCGCGTTCCTGACCCACTCCACCCGCCAGTACGCCGGCCCTGCCGGCACCGGCTTCCACGCCGTCGCGACCGACGAGCCCGCCCGATGGACCTTCGGCACCCCCGCCGACGGTGCCGCGACCGTCACCGGCCCCGTCGGCCCGCTCGCCTGGTGGGCCACCGGTCGCGACGCCGGTGACGCCGTGGTCAGCAGCACCGGGGCGCTCCCGGACCCCACCGGCGCCTGA
- a CDS encoding MBL fold metallo-hydrolase translates to MTYTGEVTVGGAPAVRQLANLTITKVAVDEKMSNNCYLLRCHDTGSQVLIDAADAPETLLPLIGDEGVTTVITTHQHWDHHRALADVVRASGAGVVAGDPDADAITEQTGVSVDRRVSDGDEVMVGTCALQVIRITGHTPGSICLLYRDPAGHPHLFTGDSLFPGGVGGTFGDADAFRSLIDDVETKIFGTLPDDTWFYPGHGGDSTLGEQRPHLAEWRERGW, encoded by the coding sequence GTGACCTACACCGGAGAAGTGACCGTCGGCGGCGCCCCCGCGGTCCGGCAGCTGGCGAACCTGACCATCACCAAGGTCGCTGTCGACGAGAAGATGTCGAACAACTGCTACCTGCTGCGCTGCCACGACACGGGCTCCCAGGTGCTCATCGACGCCGCTGACGCGCCCGAGACCCTGCTCCCGCTGATCGGCGACGAGGGCGTGACCACCGTGATCACCACCCACCAGCACTGGGACCACCACCGGGCCCTGGCGGACGTCGTACGGGCGTCGGGGGCGGGGGTCGTCGCGGGCGACCCCGATGCGGACGCCATCACCGAGCAGACGGGCGTCAGCGTCGACCGCAGGGTCAGCGACGGCGACGAGGTCATGGTCGGCACCTGCGCGCTCCAGGTCATCCGGATCACCGGTCACACGCCCGGCTCGATCTGCCTGCTCTACCGCGACCCGGCCGGTCACCCACACCTGTTCACCGGCGACTCGCTGTTCCCCGGCGGCGTCGGCGGCACCTTCGGCGACGCGGACGCCTTCCGCAGCCTCATCGACGACGTCGAGACCAAGATCTTCGGCACCCTGCCCGACGACACCTGGTTCTACCCCGGCCACGGGGGCGACTCGACGCTCGGCGAGCAGCGCCCGCACCTCGCGGAGTGGCGCGAGCGCGGCTGGTGA
- a CDS encoding NUDIX hydrolase, translated as MTPADEPVALYGADGRPTGEVAPRAEVRARNLRHAATLVVVRNSAGEIYVHRRTDTKDVFPGRHDFAAGGVLQAGEIPYDAAVREAFEELGVHGVELTPLGEADYADEHTTYHAFAYTCVYDGPITWQPEEVAWGAWVSVTRLGEMLGEQEFVPDTVALLADWLSAAG; from the coding sequence GTGACCCCGGCGGACGAGCCCGTCGCCCTCTACGGCGCCGACGGCCGGCCGACCGGCGAGGTCGCCCCGCGCGCCGAGGTCCGGGCGCGCAACCTGCGCCACGCCGCCACGCTCGTCGTGGTGCGCAACAGCGCGGGCGAGATCTACGTGCACCGGCGCACCGACACCAAGGACGTCTTCCCCGGCCGCCACGACTTCGCGGCGGGCGGGGTGCTCCAGGCCGGCGAGATCCCGTACGACGCCGCGGTGCGCGAGGCCTTCGAGGAGCTCGGCGTGCACGGGGTCGAGCTGACCCCGCTCGGCGAGGCGGACTACGCCGACGAGCACACGACGTACCACGCGTTCGCCTACACCTGCGTGTACGACGGCCCGATCACCTGGCAGCCCGAGGAGGTCGCGTGGGGCGCGTGGGTGAGCGTGACGCGGCTGGGCGAGATGCTCGGCGAGCAGGAGTTCGTGCCCGACACCGTGGCGCTGCTGGCCGACTGGCTCAGCGCGGCGGGGTGA
- a CDS encoding DNA-3-methyladenine glycosylase I gives MNAAAPGPDGLPRCPWSLSPDELPYHDAEWGFPVADDQRLFEKVSLEAFQSGLSWRTILVKRPAFRTAFAGFDPQAVAAFDDGDVARLLADAGIVRHRGKIEATINNAARAIETAAEHGSLAAYLWGFEPAAADLGEPQTLTTSPAAIALSKDLKKRGWKFVGPTTIFAFMQAMGLVNDHVAGCVVRAEVAAARAAFTPPR, from the coding sequence ATGAACGCCGCTGCCCCCGGCCCCGACGGACTGCCCCGCTGCCCGTGGTCGCTCTCGCCCGACGAGCTGCCCTACCACGACGCCGAGTGGGGCTTCCCCGTCGCCGACGACCAGCGGCTCTTCGAGAAGGTCAGCCTCGAGGCGTTCCAGTCCGGGCTGAGCTGGCGCACGATCCTGGTCAAGCGCCCCGCGTTCCGCACCGCGTTCGCGGGTTTCGACCCCCAGGCGGTCGCGGCGTTCGACGACGGCGACGTCGCCCGCCTGCTCGCGGACGCCGGCATCGTCCGCCATCGCGGCAAGATCGAGGCCACCATCAACAACGCGGCCCGCGCGATCGAGACCGCGGCCGAGCACGGCTCGCTCGCGGCCTACCTCTGGGGGTTCGAGCCGGCCGCCGCCGACCTGGGCGAGCCCCAGACCCTCACCACGTCACCGGCCGCGATCGCGCTGTCCAAGGACCTCAAGAAGCGCGGCTGGAAGTTCGTCGGACCCACCACGATCTTCGCCTTCATGCAGGCGATGGGTCTGGTCAACGACCACGTCGCCGGCTGCGTCGTCCGGGCCGAGGTGGCCGCGGCGCGGGCGGCCTTCACCCCGCCGCGCTGA
- a CDS encoding VOC family protein: MTLSPAMITVDTTDALTLGRWWAEHTGGEIVEENDGWFVMVALPSGLRLGFQKVEDPTPGKNRVHVDFVAEDLDATVAALRTAGAGHVGDHEMPGFRWVTLSDPDGNLFCVSGSH; this comes from the coding sequence ATGACCCTCTCCCCCGCCATGATCACCGTCGACACCACCGATGCCCTCACCCTCGGCCGCTGGTGGGCCGAGCACACCGGCGGCGAGATCGTCGAGGAGAACGACGGCTGGTTCGTCATGGTCGCGCTGCCGAGCGGCCTGCGGCTCGGCTTCCAGAAGGTCGAGGACCCCACCCCGGGCAAGAACCGGGTGCACGTCGACTTCGTCGCCGAGGACCTCGACGCGACCGTCGCCGCCCTGCGCACGGCGGGCGCCGGGCACGTCGGCGACCACGAGATGCCGGGCTTCCGCTGGGTCACGCTGAGCGATCCGGACGGCAACCTGTTCTGCGTGTCCGGCAGCCACTGA
- a CDS encoding ferredoxin--NADP reductase, whose amino-acid sequence MDIESFVLDVVGVVEETADAKSISFAVPAGAEEKFDYKPGQFLTVAVPSDQTGIAARCYSLSSSPHDGGPLTVTVKRTAEGYASNWICDNLAVGDTLRVLPPSGIFTPASLDADLLLFAGGSGVTPIMSITRTALAHGSGRIVVFYANRDESSVIFAAELTRLAAEHPDRLQVIHWLESVQGLPTEAQMRAFAATYGGYDSFVCGPAPFMKMVTTVLKELEVPRSLRHQEKFVSLGGNPFGDLAELQEAEAEIALAESDDDGPGADVFSDAPAGPVKVEVELDGEEFTFDDWDPRTKLLDFLESKGVKAPYSCREGECSACAIRLLEGDVKMLYNDVLDKDDLDDGIRLGCQSVPLTDTVKITYS is encoded by the coding sequence GTGGACATCGAGTCCTTCGTGCTGGACGTCGTCGGAGTGGTCGAGGAGACCGCCGACGCGAAGTCCATCAGCTTCGCCGTGCCCGCGGGCGCGGAGGAGAAGTTCGACTACAAGCCCGGTCAGTTCCTGACCGTGGCCGTGCCGAGCGACCAGACCGGTATCGCCGCGCGCTGCTACTCGCTCTCGAGCAGCCCGCACGACGGAGGCCCGCTCACGGTCACCGTCAAGCGCACCGCCGAGGGCTACGCGTCCAACTGGATCTGCGACAACCTCGCCGTGGGCGACACGCTGCGCGTGCTGCCGCCGTCCGGCATCTTCACGCCGGCCTCGCTCGACGCCGACCTGCTGCTCTTCGCGGGCGGCTCCGGCGTCACGCCGATCATGTCGATCACCCGCACCGCGCTGGCCCACGGCTCCGGCCGGATCGTCGTGTTCTACGCCAACCGCGACGAGAGCTCGGTCATCTTTGCCGCCGAGCTCACCCGGCTCGCGGCCGAGCACCCCGACCGGCTCCAGGTCATCCACTGGCTCGAGTCCGTCCAGGGACTGCCGACCGAGGCGCAGATGCGGGCCTTCGCGGCGACGTACGGCGGCTACGACTCGTTCGTGTGCGGCCCGGCGCCGTTCATGAAGATGGTCACCACCGTGCTCAAGGAGCTCGAGGTGCCGCGCAGCCTGCGCCACCAGGAGAAGTTCGTCTCCCTCGGCGGCAACCCGTTCGGCGACCTCGCCGAGCTCCAGGAGGCCGAGGCCGAGATCGCCCTCGCCGAGTCGGACGACGACGGCCCCGGGGCCGACGTCTTCTCCGACGCGCCGGCCGGGCCGGTGAAGGTGGAGGTCGAGCTCGACGGCGAGGAGTTCACCTTCGACGACTGGGACCCGCGCACCAAGCTGCTCGACTTCCTCGAGAGCAAGGGCGTCAAGGCGCCGTACTCGTGCCGCGAGGGGGAGTGCTCGGCCTGCGCGATCCGGCTGCTCGAGGGCGACGTCAAGATGCTCTACAACGACGTGCTCGACAAGGACGACCTCGACGACGGCATCCGGCTGGGTTGCCAGTCGGTGCCGCTGACGGACACGGTCAAGATCACCTACAGCTGA
- a CDS encoding aromatic ring-hydroxylating dioxygenase subunit alpha has protein sequence MTDTRMLDQGTTPIRFARGWHCLGLASDFADGKPHAVHGFGTKLVVWQGGNGELNVLDGYCRHMGGDLTQGEVKGDHIACPFHDWRWGGDGKCKEIPYARRVPLRARTQRYETVVRNGQLLIWHDPEGSAPDHAILPPELPDVMSDKYTPWSWHTKEINGSHCRELIDNVADMAHFYYVHFAFPTSFRNIFDGHTATQFMESKGRPDTMGGGYGDENSTLKSVATYYGPSYMINWLEVDYKGFITEVILINCHIPTGPQSFTLQYGISVRKPEGLDEKTCAYIAERYTESFGDGFLQDVAIWENKVAVQNPLLCEEDGPVYQLRRWYEQFYVDVADIAPEMTDRFEFEVDTTKANEYWHAEVADNLARRAAAEAAAPADA, from the coding sequence ATGACCGACACCCGCATGCTCGATCAGGGGACCACGCCGATCCGCTTCGCGCGCGGATGGCACTGCCTGGGCCTGGCCTCGGACTTCGCCGACGGCAAGCCGCACGCCGTCCACGGGTTCGGGACCAAGCTCGTGGTCTGGCAGGGCGGCAACGGCGAGCTCAACGTGCTCGACGGCTACTGCCGGCACATGGGCGGCGACCTGACCCAGGGTGAGGTCAAGGGCGACCACATCGCCTGCCCGTTCCACGACTGGCGCTGGGGCGGCGACGGCAAGTGCAAGGAGATCCCCTACGCGCGGCGCGTGCCGCTGCGGGCGCGGACCCAGCGCTACGAGACCGTCGTGCGCAACGGCCAGCTGCTCATCTGGCACGACCCGGAGGGCTCGGCGCCCGACCACGCGATCCTGCCGCCCGAGCTGCCGGACGTGATGTCGGACAAGTACACGCCCTGGTCGTGGCACACCAAGGAGATCAACGGCTCGCACTGCCGCGAGCTGATCGACAACGTCGCGGACATGGCGCACTTCTACTACGTGCACTTCGCCTTCCCGACGAGCTTCCGCAACATCTTCGACGGGCACACCGCCACGCAGTTCATGGAGTCGAAGGGCCGGCCCGACACGATGGGCGGCGGCTACGGCGACGAGAACTCCACGCTGAAGTCCGTCGCGACGTACTACGGGCCGTCGTACATGATCAATTGGCTCGAGGTCGACTACAAGGGCTTCATCACCGAGGTCATCCTCATCAACTGCCACATCCCGACCGGGCCGCAGTCGTTCACGCTCCAGTACGGCATCAGCGTGCGCAAGCCCGAGGGCCTCGACGAGAAGACCTGCGCCTACATCGCCGAGCGCTACACCGAGTCGTTCGGTGACGGCTTCCTCCAGGACGTCGCGATCTGGGAGAACAAGGTCGCCGTCCAGAACCCGCTGCTGTGCGAGGAGGACGGCCCCGTCTACCAGCTGCGCCGGTGGTACGAGCAGTTCTACGTCGACGTCGCCGACATCGCGCCCGAGATGACCGACCGCTTCGAGTTCGAGGTCGACACCACCAAGGCCAACGAATACTGGCACGCCGAGGTCGCCGACAACCTCGCCCGGCGGGCGGCCGCGGAGGCCGCCGCGCCCGCGGACGCCTGA
- a CDS encoding acyl-CoA dehydrogenase family protein, translating to MHIDLEPQQVALREELREYFAQLVTPEIRAGLASATGEFGEAGVYKDVIRQIGKDGWLGIGWPKEYGGQARSMVEQLIFTDVAAIAGVPIPYLTLNTVGPTIMRFGSDEQKEFFLPKILAGELHFSIGYSEPGSGTDLASLQTKATLEGDEWVINGQKMWTSLIQYADWLWMACRTEPDAPRHKGLSMILVPADAPGVTYTPVHTVAGVGTSATYYSDVRVPASNLISERGGGWALMTNQLNHERVALTSAAPLQHSLTLVKDWAAETRNPDGTRVIDTEWVQIALGRAHARIEALTLVNWKLAADADHGVALSPAEASATKIYGSELATEVYRSLMEVVGPHAGVTVDSPGAVLAGRLERFHRSSLVMTFGGGTNEIQRDIIGYIGLGLPAAKR from the coding sequence ATGCACATCGACCTGGAGCCGCAGCAGGTAGCCCTGCGCGAGGAGCTCCGCGAGTACTTCGCCCAGCTCGTCACTCCCGAGATCCGCGCCGGTCTGGCGTCGGCCACCGGCGAGTTCGGCGAGGCCGGCGTCTACAAGGACGTCATCCGCCAGATCGGCAAGGACGGCTGGCTCGGGATCGGCTGGCCCAAGGAGTACGGCGGCCAGGCGCGCTCCATGGTGGAGCAGCTGATCTTCACCGACGTCGCCGCCATCGCCGGCGTCCCGATCCCGTACCTGACCCTCAACACGGTCGGCCCGACGATCATGCGCTTCGGCAGCGACGAGCAGAAGGAGTTCTTCCTCCCGAAGATCCTCGCCGGCGAGCTGCACTTCTCGATCGGCTACTCCGAGCCCGGCTCGGGCACCGACCTGGCGTCCCTGCAGACCAAGGCGACGCTCGAGGGCGACGAGTGGGTCATCAACGGCCAGAAGATGTGGACCTCCCTCATCCAGTACGCCGACTGGCTCTGGATGGCGTGCCGCACCGAGCCCGACGCCCCGCGCCACAAGGGTCTGTCGATGATCCTCGTCCCGGCCGACGCGCCCGGCGTGACCTACACGCCTGTGCACACCGTCGCGGGCGTGGGCACGTCGGCGACGTACTACTCCGACGTGCGGGTGCCAGCGTCCAACCTGATCAGCGAGCGCGGCGGCGGCTGGGCGCTGATGACCAACCAGCTCAACCACGAGCGCGTCGCCCTCACCTCGGCCGCTCCCCTCCAGCACTCGCTGACGCTGGTCAAGGACTGGGCCGCCGAGACCCGCAACCCCGACGGCACGCGCGTCATCGACACCGAGTGGGTGCAGATCGCGCTCGGCCGCGCGCACGCCCGGATCGAGGCGCTCACGCTGGTCAACTGGAAGCTCGCCGCCGACGCCGACCACGGCGTCGCGCTGTCGCCCGCCGAGGCGTCGGCGACCAAGATCTACGGCTCCGAGCTGGCCACCGAGGTCTACCGGTCGCTGATGGAGGTCGTCGGCCCCCACGCCGGCGTGACCGTCGACTCCCCCGGTGCCGTGCTCGCCGGGCGCCTGGAGCGGTTCCACCGCTCGTCGCTGGTGATGACCTTCGGCGGCGGCACCAACGAGATCCAGCGCGACATCATCGGCTACATCGGCCTCGGCCTCCCGGCCGCGAAGCGATAG
- a CDS encoding acyl-CoA dehydrogenase family protein has protein sequence MDFLFTPEQDEAAELAARIIGDQTANERLKQVEARGDRFDRGLWKDLDDAGLLTLHLPEEHGGAGLGLIELARVLVEAGQRVAPVPLAVHGACTALLSGAGVAPGDRLYTAAVAEERAHLPAAPTVTADAEGALTGTKTLVRAGMAADAFLVTATGPSGVGVYLVEAGGASVERAAQKTSDGDTAALVTLSGAPATLVGGADTAERLGQLLVALAAAEQLGVTEGALRLTAEYAKTREQFGRPIGTFQAVSQRLADGFIDVLGQRLTLWQAIWRLQEGLPAATEVATAKLWAADAGHRIAHTTVHVHGGVGIDLDGEAHRYFTSGKRFEFLFGGATEQALAIGRSFA, from the coding sequence ATGGACTTCCTCTTCACCCCCGAGCAGGACGAGGCCGCCGAGCTGGCGGCCCGGATCATCGGCGACCAGACCGCCAACGAGCGCCTCAAGCAGGTCGAGGCCCGCGGCGACCGCTTCGACCGCGGCCTCTGGAAGGACCTGGACGACGCGGGCCTGCTGACCCTGCACCTCCCCGAGGAGCACGGCGGCGCCGGCCTCGGCCTGATCGAGCTCGCCCGCGTGCTCGTCGAGGCCGGCCAGCGCGTCGCCCCGGTGCCGCTCGCGGTCCACGGCGCCTGCACGGCCCTGCTCTCCGGCGCCGGCGTCGCGCCCGGTGACCGGCTCTACACGGCTGCCGTCGCCGAGGAGCGGGCCCACCTGCCCGCCGCGCCGACGGTGACCGCGGACGCCGAGGGCGCCCTGACCGGCACCAAGACCCTGGTCCGGGCCGGGATGGCGGCCGACGCCTTCCTGGTCACCGCGACCGGACCGTCCGGCGTCGGCGTCTACCTGGTCGAGGCCGGTGGGGCCAGCGTCGAGCGGGCCGCGCAGAAGACCAGCGACGGCGACACGGCCGCGCTCGTCACGCTGTCGGGCGCGCCCGCCACCCTCGTCGGCGGCGCCGACACGGCCGAGCGGCTGGGCCAGCTGCTCGTCGCGCTCGCCGCGGCGGAGCAGCTCGGCGTGACCGAGGGCGCGCTGCGCCTGACCGCGGAGTACGCCAAGACCCGCGAGCAGTTCGGCCGCCCGATCGGCACCTTCCAGGCGGTCTCCCAGCGCCTGGCCGACGGCTTCATCGACGTCCTGGGCCAGCGGCTGACGCTGTGGCAGGCGATCTGGCGGCTCCAGGAGGGTCTGCCGGCCGCGACCGAGGTCGCGACCGCCAAGCTCTGGGCCGCGGACGCCGGGCACCGCATCGCGCACACCACCGTGCACGTCCACGGCGGCGTCGGCATCGACCTCGACGGCGAGGCGCACCGCTACTTCACCAGCGGCAAGCGGTTCGAGTTCCTCTTCGGGGGCGCGACCGAGCAGGCGCTGGCGATCGGCCGCTCCTTCGCATGA